A window of the Lolium perenne isolate Kyuss_39 chromosome 7, Kyuss_2.0, whole genome shotgun sequence genome harbors these coding sequences:
- the LOC127317991 gene encoding protein LATERAL BRANCHING OXIDOREDUCTASE 1, with protein MADDEQQWKIPPNVQELAAAGRDELPSRYVVPHHDRPTSGVASDDPIPVVDISRLSSGAADEAAKLRSALQNWGLFLAVGHGIEPALLGEMMAVTTNFFNLPLEEKQKYTNLVGGKKEHQLQGYGGDMILSESQVLDWSDRFYLIVEPESRRLYDLWPTQPRSFRDVLHRYAAQCRELADGVLREVAKVVGLREEGCLVDMLDEKAVTYIRLNLYPRCPRPEKVLGFRPHSDASMVTVVLNNAAGLQVLRDGEWYDVPVVPGALVVNLGDTVEVVSNGLLKSPVHKVVANSESKRVSVAAFYTADPEREVEPAPELVSEEKPRRYGKMKNSDYIRKLHESLARRERAIDRVKI; from the exons ATGGCTGATGATGAGCAACAGTGGAAGATCCCACCGAACGTGCAGGAGCTAGCTGCGGCCGGCAGAGACGAGCTGCCGAGCCGCTACGTGGTCCCCCACCATGACCGTCCCACCTCCGGCGTCGCCAGCGACGACCCCATCCCCGTCGTCGATATCAGCCGTCTGTCCTCCGGCGCCGCCGACGAGGCTGCCAAGCTGCGTTCCGCCCTCCAGAACTGGGGACTTTTCCTC GCCGTTGGGCACGGGATCGAGCCGGCTCTCCTCGGCGAGATGATGGCCGTGACGACGAATTTCTTCAACCTCCCGCTAGAAGAGAAGCAGAAGTACACAAACCTGGTGGGcggcaagaaagagcaccaactcCAAGGCTACGGCGGCGACATGATCCTGTCCGAGTCGCAGGTCCTGGACTGGAGCGACCGGTTCTACCTCATCGTGGAGCCGGAATCACGCCGTCTCTATGACCTCTGGCCGACGCAGCCCCGTTCCTTCCGGGACGTCCTGCACCGGTACGCCGCGCAGTGCAGGGAGCTCGCCGACGGCGTGCTCCGGGAGGTCGCCAAGGTGGTCGGGCTGCGCGAGGAAGGGTGCCTGGTTGACATGCTGGACGAGAAGGCCGTGACGTACATCCGGCTCAACCTCTACCCTCGCTGCCCCCGCCCCGAGAAAGTCCTGGGGTTCAGGCCCCACTCCGACGCCTCCATGGTCACCGTCGTCCTCAACAACGCGGCCGGACTCCAGGTGCTACGCGATGGCGAATGGTACGACGTGCCCGTGGTCCCTGGCGCGCTGGTGGTGAATTTAGGGGATACGGTGGAGGTGGTGAGCAATGGTCTGCTGAAGAGCCCGGTTCACAAAGTGGTGGCGAATTCGGAGAGCAAGCGGGTGTCGGTGGCGGCGTTCTACACGGCGGACCCAGAGAGGGAGGTGGAGCCGGCGCCGGAGCTGGTGAGCGAGGAGAAGCCCAGGCGGTACGGGAAGATGAAGAACAGCGACTACATCAGGAAGCTCCACGAGAGTTTGGCGCGAAGGGAGAGGGCAATCGACAGGGTGAAGATCTGA
- the LOC127317992 gene encoding codeine O-demethylase has product MADESWRLPNSVQQLASTVQEPPSRYLLREEEPLGRNLAGTEMPEPIPMIDLGLLSASNDADEAAKLRSALLTWGFFHVSNHGMEASLMDSVMTASRDFFRLPLEEKRKYSNLIDGKHFQIEGYGNDQVKTPNQRLDWSDRLHLKVEPEDERNLDHWPMRPESFRDVLHEYTLKNKRIKDDILRAMARLLELDEDCLVNQFSDKALTYARFNYYPPCPRPDLVLGIKPHSDFFPLTVLLMDKDVQGLQVLREGTWYNVPTVSNYTLLINVGVTMEIMTNGVFRGPVHRVVTNAEKERISVAVFYGMDPEKEIGPIADMLNEEQPARYRKMKNKDFLVAHYEHFTRGERVVDSLKI; this is encoded by the exons ATGGCTGATGAGTCATGGAGGCTGCCAAACTCTGTGCAGCAACTGGCTTCCACCGTGCAGGAACCACCAAGCAGGTACTTGCTTAGAGAGGAAGAACCGCTTGGTAGAAACCTGGCTGGTACCGAGATGCCGGAGCCCATTCCAATGATCGATCTCGGCCTGCTGTCAGCATCCAACGATGCGGATGAAGCCGCCAAGCTGCGGTCAGCGTTGCTGACTTGGGGATTCTTCCAC GTTTCCAACCATGGAATGGAGGCCTCTCTAATGGATTCTGTGATGACTGCATCAAGGGATTTTTTTCGCCTGCCGCTTGAAGAGAAAAGGAAGTACAGTAACCTAATAGATGGGAAACATTTCCAGATTGAAGGGTATGGAAATGACCAGGTGAAAACTCCAAATCAAAGACTGGACTGGTCCGATAGACTGCATCTTAAAGTTGAGCCAGAGGACGAGAGAAACCTTGACCATTGGCCCATGCGTCCAGAATCTTTCAG GGATGTTCTACACGAGTACACATTGAAGAACAAGAGAATCAAAGACGACATCCTTCGGGCAATGGCCAGGCTACTGGAGCTTGATGAAGATTGCCTCGTTAACCAGTTCAGCGACAAGGCTCTAACTTATGCTAGATTCAATTACTATCCTCCATGTCCAAGACCTGATCTTGTGTTGGGCATCAAGCCTCACTCTGATTTCTTCCCTCTTACTGTTCTTCTCATGGATAAAGATGTCCAAGGACTGCAAGTTCTTAGAGAGGGAACGTGGTACAATGTCCCAACTGTATCTAACTACACCTTGCTGATCAACGTTGGTGTTACCATGGAG ATAATGACCAACGGGGTCTTCAGGGGTCCAGTGCACAGGGTTGTGACAAATGCTGAGAAAGAGAGGATCTCGGTGGCCGTGTTCTATGGTATGGATCCTGAGAAAGAGATTGGACCAATAGCTGATATGTTGAACGAGGAGCAGCCAGCGCGATACAGGAAAATGAAGAACAAGGACTTCCTAGTCGCGCACTATGAACATTTCACTCGAGGAGAGAGAGTTGTCGATTCATTAAAGATATAA